The following are encoded together in the Kribbella voronezhensis genome:
- a CDS encoding SigE family RNA polymerase sigma factor: MTNDEDFDAFVRARWTTTARLAYALTLDHQKAEDLAQESFTKLWFHWRKVRGESPEGYLRKIVTTTFLSGARRRWSAERPTEVPPDTAIGSGTGQVDDRLALHAAMSRLSPRQRAAVYLRYAEDLPERTVATLLGCSVGSVKQHTRRGLEALRLDTTDQLADLAGRNIA; encoded by the coding sequence ACGACGAGGATTTCGACGCGTTCGTGCGAGCGCGTTGGACCACGACCGCACGGCTCGCCTACGCGCTCACCCTGGACCACCAGAAGGCGGAGGACCTGGCGCAGGAGTCCTTCACCAAATTGTGGTTCCACTGGCGGAAGGTGCGCGGCGAGAGCCCCGAGGGGTATCTGAGGAAGATCGTGACCACCACGTTCCTGTCCGGCGCCCGGCGGCGCTGGTCGGCGGAGCGGCCGACCGAGGTGCCACCGGACACCGCGATCGGGTCCGGGACCGGACAGGTGGACGACCGGCTGGCGCTGCACGCCGCGATGAGCCGGCTCAGTCCCCGTCAGCGGGCGGCGGTCTACCTGCGGTACGCCGAAGATCTGCCCGAACGGACCGTCGCGACCCTGCTCGGGTGCTCGGTCGGTTCGGTCAAACAGCACACGCGAAGAGGGCTGGAAGCACTTCGCCTCGACACCACCGACCAGTTGGCCGATCTGGCCGGAAGGAACATCGCATGA
- a CDS encoding amino acid-binding protein: MEQLRRSVTAGMACDVCGRLPHPHRLRLTLAKLAAILPVEFVLHAAVLALHPPYLLTVALLAVTTTALVIWIVEPSAMRLLRRWLHAPGHHLRRRTRAVLTQAPSLWRIRVTLDDRAGELERLTRRLADLDANILGLHVHPVDAGVRDELVVSTPEVVGADELLAGIEAAGGRDVHVWPTTALALVDGQTEALTLAARVVADPAELSHAVSELLGARLVTDQLAVAKGLLPQDGTMLKIPSPWSGLFVFTRPGEPFTPAESARAHRLAQVAELARDLEEEQLAAGQ; the protein is encoded by the coding sequence ATGGAACAACTCCGGAGATCGGTCACCGCCGGGATGGCGTGTGATGTCTGCGGACGGTTGCCCCATCCGCACCGTCTGCGCCTGACGTTGGCAAAGCTCGCCGCGATCCTGCCGGTCGAGTTCGTGCTGCACGCGGCTGTGCTCGCACTGCACCCGCCCTACCTGCTGACCGTCGCGTTGCTCGCGGTGACCACGACCGCCTTGGTGATCTGGATCGTCGAACCGTCCGCGATGCGCCTGCTCCGCCGCTGGCTCCACGCCCCCGGTCACCACCTCCGGAGGAGGACCAGAGCAGTACTCACGCAGGCACCGTCGTTGTGGCGTATCCGGGTGACGCTCGACGACCGGGCCGGCGAACTCGAGCGGCTCACCCGCCGGCTGGCCGACCTGGACGCCAACATCCTCGGACTGCACGTTCATCCGGTGGACGCCGGGGTCCGGGACGAACTGGTCGTGTCGACGCCAGAGGTGGTCGGTGCGGACGAACTGCTGGCCGGGATCGAAGCCGCCGGTGGGCGCGACGTCCATGTCTGGCCGACCACAGCGCTGGCCTTGGTCGACGGCCAGACCGAGGCGCTGACCCTGGCCGCCCGGGTCGTGGCCGATCCCGCCGAACTGTCGCACGCGGTGTCCGAACTCCTCGGCGCGCGCCTCGTGACCGATCAACTGGCGGTCGCCAAGGGCTTGCTACCGCAGGACGGGACGATGCTGAAGATCCCGTCGCCGTGGAGCGGGCTCTTCGTCTTCACCCGCCCCGGCGAGCCCTTCACCCCGGCGGAATCAGCCCGCGCGCACCGGCTGGCCCAGGTCGCCGAACTCGCCCGCGACCTCGAGGAGGAGCAGCTAGCGGCGGGCCAGTAG